From Struthio camelus isolate bStrCam1 chromosome 29, bStrCam1.hap1, whole genome shotgun sequence, a single genomic window includes:
- the LOC138062726 gene encoding olfactory receptor 14J1-like, with product LHYGTLMDSRACVKMAAAAWATGFLNALLHTANTFSIPLCQGNVVDQFFCEVPKILKLSCSHSYLREVGLNVVSVFSMFGCFIFVVLSYVQIFRAVLRMPSEQGRHKAFSMCLPHLAVVSLYITTVLFASLKPPSMSSPALDLVVAVVYAVVPPEVNPLIYSMRNQDLKDALRKLIQLVLVQHK from the coding sequence ctgcactatgggaccctcatggacagcagagcttgtgtcaagatggcagcagctgcctgggccactggttttctcaatgctctcctgcacactgccaacacattttccatccctctctgccaaggcaatgtcgtggaccagttcttctgtgaggttcccaagatcctcaagctctcctgctcacactcctacctcagggaagtggggcttaatGTGGTTAGTGTCTTTTCaatgtttgggtgtttcattttcgttgtgctgtcctatgtgcagatcttcagagctgtgctgaggatgccatctgagcagggaaggcacaaagccttctccatgtgcctccctcacctggctgtcgTCTCCCTGTATATTACCACTGTCCTGTTTGCCtccctgaagcccccctccatgtcctccccagctctggatctggtggtggctgttgtgtatgcggtggtgcctccagaAGTGAACCCACttatctacagcatgaggaaccaGGATCTCAAAGATGCtctgaggaaactgattcaaCTGGTTCTAGTTCAGCACAAATAA